The following DNA comes from Fervidibacillus albus.
AAATATATTCATCAATCGCCTTTGAGAGTTCCTCAAAGGTTTCATACTTATGTAAATAATACTTCTCGCATTTGAGTGCTCCCCAAAACGATTCCATTGGTCCATTATCAATACACCTTCCAATTCTTGACATACTGTGCGTCATTCCTGCCTCCTCTATTCTTCGTTTAAATCCATGTGAGGTGTATTGAAATCCACGGTCACTATGAATAAGCGGGTGGTCTCCATCTAATCGATTAATGGCCGGATCAAGGGTCTTAAATACTAAATCATTATTATTGGAATGCCCTAAAACATAGCTAATGATTGAGCCATCATGTAAGTCTAGAATGGCACTTAAATAAGCCTTCTTTGAAGAACCATATTTCAACTCAGTAACGTCCGTTACCCATTTTTCATTTGGTTTTTCAGCTGTAAATTCACGATTCAATAAATTCTCGGCAACGTGCTGAGGATTCGAACGTTTATATCGAGTTTTTTTCCTTCGTATAACGGATTGAATCCCGGCCATTTTCATAAGTCTATAAATACGTTTATGGTTCACTTTCTTACCAAGTTTTCGATTGATATTTAATTTCATTCGACGATACCCATAGATTCCATCCACATGTTTATGGATAACCTTCATTTCCTTTATGATTTCTTCATTTTCCATTTCTCGAGAGGAGGGAATCCGATTTAACCATTTATAGTAAGCAGCTCTTGAAACACCGGCAACGTCGCATAATAAGACAATATTAAACTGATTCGTTTCATGAAGTTCTTTAATGGCGATATATTTATCTTCAAATCTTACTTGACTGATTTTCGCCTCCTTTCGATCTCCTCTAACTTTTTTAAGAAAGCATTCTCTGCCCGCAAACGTTCATTTTCTTTTTCGATTCGACGCATCTCTAACTTCATTTTTTCTTCTAAAGTTAGTTCTTCTACACTTTTCGACCGTCCTCGTCGATCCTTTAACGAGTCCCATCCACCAACTTCATATTTACGTACCCATTGGTATACCTGTTGGTACGATACTTGATGCTTTTCCGATGTTTTTTGATAATTTTTTCCGTTCGCTAGAGCATCTTGTACAATTTCAATTCGTTCTTTCCAGGTTGTCTTTCTTCCTTTAGTCATCGAGTGTGTTCTCCTTGTTCTTGTATCTAGTAATTCTCCATGACTATTATACTTTTTAATCCATTTTTGAAGTACCCCTCTACTAGAAATTCCATACTTTCGAACAATTTCATATTGGGAGTAATTCCCCGAACAATAATCGCGAACTGCAGATTCTTTCAATTCTTTAGAATATCGTTTCCATTTTTTTGAATCCAATAAACCATCCATTCCATCTTTTTCAAATT
Coding sequences within:
- a CDS encoding IS3 family transposase (programmed frameshift) translates to MSNTFYPSDFKYEVIMAYKSKEYSLKEIYIKFKIPKVTLYNWVEKFEKDGMDGLLDSKKWKRYSKELKESAVRDYCSGNYSQYEIVRKYGISSRGVLQKWIKKYNSHGELLDTRTRRTHSMTKGRKTTWKERIEIVQDALANGKNYQKTSEKHQVSYQQVYQWVRKYEVGGWDSLKDRRGRSKSVEELTLEEKMKLEMRRIEKENERLRAEKCFLKKVRGDRKEAKISQVRFEDKYIAIKELHETNQFNIVLLCDVAGVSRAAYYKWLNRIPSSREMENEEIIKEMKVIHKHVDGIYGYRRMKLNINRKLGKKVNHKRIYRLMKMAGIQSVIRRKKTRYKRSNPQHVAENLLNREFTAEKPNEKWVTDVTELKYGSSKKAYLSAILDLHDGSIISYVLGHSNNNDLVFKTLDPAINRLDGDHPLIHSDRGFQYTSHGFKRRIEEAGMTHSMSRIGRCIDNGPMESFWGALKCEKYYLHKYETFEELSKAIDEYIYFYNNERYQERLNGLSPIEYRTKAA